One Streptomyces sp. SAI-135 DNA segment encodes these proteins:
- a CDS encoding GAF domain-containing protein, with the protein MDTARAARVLNDIRSATLSGRRAPLAPRPVIKESWSRMLRGGVDPDHDFRSGLLPVEEVQRRRESTQLRHVLPVLREGLLSVADTAHHIMVVADEDGRVLWREGSPAVLRKADGTGFELGADWRENVVGTNGIGTPVVVRRPVQVFASEHFVRSQTSWTCTGAPVKDPRDGRLIGVVDVSGPLDTMHPATLAWVDSVAKLAESRLRELHHASLEQLRAVAAPVLARLAGRAVVVDRDGWTAAVTGMPYLNRIALPKSPSPGRRWLPALGLCTLEPLAGGWLVRATEEPEPRGATRILLDLGHPRRWTVTVSGGAGTWSHELSPRHAELLYLLALHRAGRSAAGLAEDMFGDPGRTVTVRAEMSRVRRYLGAFLEHRPYRFCEDAEVEVLLPGDPVDLLPHSTAPAVLAARTATETG; encoded by the coding sequence ATGGACACGGCACGTGCGGCCCGGGTTCTGAACGACATCCGCTCCGCCACCCTGTCCGGCCGGCGCGCACCGCTCGCCCCGCGTCCGGTGATCAAGGAGTCGTGGAGCCGGATGCTGCGCGGCGGCGTCGACCCCGACCACGACTTCCGGTCGGGTCTGCTGCCCGTGGAGGAGGTGCAGCGGCGCCGGGAGAGCACTCAGCTCAGGCACGTACTGCCGGTGCTCAGGGAGGGGCTGCTGTCGGTCGCGGACACCGCCCACCACATCATGGTGGTGGCCGACGAGGACGGCCGCGTGCTGTGGCGGGAGGGCAGCCCGGCCGTGCTGCGCAAGGCCGACGGCACCGGCTTCGAACTCGGCGCCGACTGGCGGGAGAACGTCGTCGGCACGAACGGCATCGGCACCCCGGTGGTGGTGCGCCGTCCCGTCCAGGTCTTCGCCTCCGAGCACTTCGTGCGCTCCCAGACCTCCTGGACCTGCACCGGCGCCCCCGTCAAGGACCCGCGCGACGGCCGGCTGATCGGCGTGGTCGACGTCAGCGGCCCCCTGGACACGATGCACCCGGCGACGCTCGCCTGGGTCGACTCGGTGGCCAAGCTCGCCGAGTCACGGCTGCGTGAGCTGCACCACGCCTCCCTGGAGCAGCTGCGGGCGGTGGCCGCGCCGGTGCTGGCCCGGCTCGCCGGCCGGGCCGTGGTGGTGGACCGGGACGGCTGGACGGCGGCGGTGACCGGAATGCCGTACCTGAACCGGATCGCGCTGCCCAAGTCGCCCTCGCCGGGCCGCCGGTGGCTGCCGGCGCTCGGCCTGTGCACCCTGGAACCGCTGGCGGGCGGCTGGTTGGTCCGCGCCACGGAGGAGCCGGAGCCGCGGGGCGCCACCCGGATCCTGCTGGACCTCGGCCACCCGCGCCGCTGGACGGTGACGGTGTCCGGCGGGGCGGGCACGTGGAGTCACGAACTCAGTCCCCGGCACGCGGAGTTGCTGTACCTGCTGGCACTGCACCGCGCGGGCCGCAGTGCGGCGGGGCTGGCCGAGGACATGTTCGGCGATCCGGGCCGCACGGTGACCGTGCGGGCGGAGATGTCCCGGGTCCGGCGGTATCTCGGGGCGTTCCTGGAACACCGGCCGTATCGTTTCTGCGAGGACGCCGAAGTGGAGGTGCTGCTGCCGGGCGACCCCGTCGACCTGCTGCCGCACTCGACGGCCCCGGCCGTGCTCGCGGCCCGCACCGCCACCGAGACCGGGTGA
- a CDS encoding TauD/TfdA family dioxygenase: protein MSSTSLLPYLDPAPGAPPVLHAKSDGDAASWAAEHREPLRALVHDHGCVLVRGLGLAEPGESEAVFRRLTDGLMPDREPFAPRRRYADGVYSSTKWPPNQQMCMHHEVSYGLRFPGLLLFACLEAPGTGGATALADASAVLRALPGDLVARFEREGWLLTRAYHDEIGASVEEAFGTDDRTAVERYCRRHAIEFAWQDDGSLHTRQRRGAVLRHPSSGLPCWFNQIAFLNEWTMEPEVHEYLVDMYGADGLPFNTRFGDGDPIGADVVRTINEVYDAHTVREPWQDGDLLLVDNIRTAHSREPFEGPREVLAALGDPVLRADGEVSGA, encoded by the coding sequence ATGTCATCCACGAGTCTGCTCCCGTACCTGGACCCGGCCCCGGGCGCCCCTCCGGTCCTGCACGCCAAGTCCGATGGTGATGCGGCGAGTTGGGCCGCGGAGCACCGCGAGCCGCTGCGCGCCCTCGTCCACGACCACGGCTGCGTCCTGGTGCGCGGCCTCGGCCTCGCCGAGCCCGGGGAGAGCGAGGCGGTCTTCCGGCGGCTGACCGACGGCCTGATGCCCGACCGTGAGCCCTTCGCGCCCCGGCGCCGCTACGCGGACGGCGTCTACTCGTCCACCAAGTGGCCGCCGAACCAGCAGATGTGCATGCACCACGAGGTCAGCTACGGCCTTCGGTTCCCGGGCCTGCTGCTGTTCGCCTGTCTGGAGGCGCCCGGCACCGGGGGCGCGACCGCGCTCGCCGACGCCTCGGCGGTGCTGCGGGCCCTGCCCGGCGACCTGGTCGCCCGCTTCGAACGGGAGGGCTGGCTGCTGACCCGGGCGTACCACGACGAGATCGGCGCGTCCGTCGAGGAGGCCTTCGGCACGGACGACCGCACGGCCGTCGAACGCTACTGCCGCCGGCACGCCATCGAGTTCGCCTGGCAGGACGACGGCTCCCTGCACACCCGGCAGCGGCGCGGCGCGGTCCTGCGGCACCCGTCCTCCGGGCTGCCCTGCTGGTTCAACCAGATCGCGTTCCTCAACGAGTGGACCATGGAGCCCGAGGTGCACGAGTACCTGGTGGACATGTACGGCGCCGACGGGCTGCCCTTCAACACCCGCTTCGGCGACGGCGATCCGATCGGCGCGGACGTCGTGCGCACCATCAACGAGGTGTACGACGCCCACACCGTGCGCGAGCCGTGGCAGGACGGCGACCTCCTGCTCGTCGACAACATCCGTACCGCGCACAGCCGTGAGCCCTTCGAGGGGCCGCGCGAGGTGCTGGCCGCGCTCGGCGACCCGGTGCTGCGCGCCGACGGCGAGGTGAGCGGCGCATGA
- the sbnA gene encoding 2,3-diaminopropionate biosynthesis protein SbnA: MPVISDPSEFNESDLYVDLRAALELPLFLKCEGFNFAGSIKLKAAREMVDAAERDGTLRPGSVLVESSSGNLGVALSMIAASRGYRFLCVTDSRCNLATIRLMESLGTRVHVVREPDLHDGYLGARLAYVRALCASDERYVWLNQYSNQGNWRAHYRTTAPEIARRFPDLDVLFVGAGTTGTLMGCARWFWQWRRPVRIVAVDSVGSVTFGGPPGVRLIPGLGTSVPPQLLDRSYIDDVVLVEEPDTLQVCRRLAARGFLFGGSTGTVVGGAHQWLSAHARRGLTAVAIAPDLGERYLDTVYRPGWPHALPEPDPAHRTPEAMAHLA; the protein is encoded by the coding sequence ATGCCCGTCATATCCGATCCTTCGGAGTTCAACGAGTCAGACCTCTACGTCGACCTGCGGGCGGCGCTGGAGCTTCCGCTGTTCCTGAAGTGCGAGGGCTTCAACTTCGCCGGGTCCATCAAGCTGAAGGCCGCCCGGGAGATGGTGGACGCCGCCGAGCGCGACGGCACCCTGCGGCCCGGGTCGGTCCTGGTCGAGTCGTCGTCGGGGAACCTCGGGGTGGCCCTGAGCATGATCGCCGCGAGCCGGGGCTACCGGTTCCTGTGCGTGACCGACTCACGGTGCAACCTGGCGACGATCCGCCTGATGGAGTCGCTCGGCACCCGGGTGCACGTGGTCAGGGAGCCGGACCTGCACGACGGCTACCTGGGCGCCCGGCTCGCGTACGTGCGGGCGCTGTGCGCCTCGGACGAGCGGTACGTGTGGCTCAACCAGTACAGCAACCAGGGCAACTGGCGGGCGCACTACCGCACCACGGCGCCGGAGATCGCGCGGCGCTTCCCGGACCTGGACGTGCTGTTCGTCGGGGCCGGCACCACCGGCACGCTGATGGGCTGCGCCCGCTGGTTCTGGCAGTGGCGGCGGCCGGTGCGGATCGTCGCCGTCGACAGCGTCGGCTCGGTCACCTTCGGCGGCCCGCCCGGAGTCCGTCTGATCCCGGGTCTCGGCACGAGCGTGCCGCCGCAGCTGCTCGACAGGTCGTACATCGACGACGTGGTCCTCGTCGAGGAACCGGACACCCTCCAGGTCTGCCGCCGGCTGGCGGCCCGGGGCTTCCTGTTCGGCGGCTCCACCGGCACGGTCGTCGGCGGCGCCCACCAGTGGCTGTCCGCCCACGCTCGCCGCGGCCTCACCGCGGTCGCGATCGCCCCGGACCTCGGCGAGCGCTACCTCGACACGGTGTACCGCCCCGGCTGGCCGCACGCCCTGCCCGAGCCGGACCCGGCCCACCGCACGCCGGAGGCGATGGCCCACCTGGCCTGA
- a CDS encoding non-ribosomal peptide synthetase, protein METVPHQPPGPIPEVTEYTVPLPDGTPTDPAALLAARARVLAALSGGTEDAVGDDLRVALTDGALRLRYRTGTLGAGAAARIAGYHLTALAHPDRRSLLSEDELRFQLEELAGPVRELPDRRVHELVEERAAKHPDAVAAVQDGRRWTYAELNSRANQVGRALLARGLTAEDVVAVVMERNLDWMAAVLGVLKAGGVYLPVEPHFPAERVARTLFRAGCAFVVTEEGSTGSLSGTAAETLFVDAVYAEGHAGDDLGIPVAADQLAYIYFTSGSTGEPKGAMCEHAGFLNHVLAKIEDLGIGEDDVVAQTAPQCFDISLWQLLAGPVAGGRTLIVGQDTVLDVPRFVDTVVRGRVTVLQVVPSYLEAVLAELGQRPRELAGLRCVSVTGEAVKRELVQRWFATAPGIRLANAYGLTETSDDTNHEVMDRAPDGDRVPLGRPVRNVRVYVVDEDLVPVPLGAPGEIVFSGVCVGRGYVNDPERTAAAFTEDPYRPGERLYRSGDVGRWRADGKLEFLGRRDTQVKIRGFRVEIGEIENALLRVDGVRDGAVVVVRGTQLAAFCAGPEPVAADTVRERLAASLPSYMVPAVVHWRRRLPLTANGKTDRRTLTALAEDLDSGAAGGLLTASERRLADAWAEVLGVPADRIGRLDHFFDRGGSSLSAVRLAIALDRAVTLQDVVRHPVLADLADLLDRQG, encoded by the coding sequence ATGGAAACAGTTCCGCACCAGCCGCCCGGGCCGATACCGGAGGTCACCGAGTACACGGTCCCGCTGCCCGACGGCACACCGACCGATCCCGCCGCGCTGCTCGCGGCCCGCGCCAGGGTCCTCGCCGCCCTCTCGGGCGGGACGGAGGACGCCGTGGGCGACGATCTGCGGGTCGCGCTCACCGACGGCGCCCTGCGACTGCGGTACCGCACCGGCACGCTCGGCGCCGGAGCGGCCGCCAGGATCGCCGGCTACCACCTCACCGCTCTCGCCCACCCCGACCGCCGCAGTCTGCTGTCCGAGGACGAACTCCGCTTCCAGCTCGAGGAGTTGGCGGGCCCGGTCCGTGAACTGCCTGACCGGCGGGTGCACGAGCTGGTCGAGGAGCGGGCCGCCAAGCACCCGGACGCCGTGGCCGCCGTGCAGGACGGGCGGCGGTGGACGTACGCCGAGCTCAACTCCCGCGCCAACCAGGTCGGTCGGGCGCTGCTGGCCCGCGGTCTCACGGCCGAGGACGTGGTCGCCGTGGTCATGGAACGGAACCTGGACTGGATGGCGGCCGTGCTCGGCGTCCTCAAGGCGGGCGGGGTGTATCTGCCGGTCGAGCCGCACTTCCCGGCCGAGCGGGTCGCGAGGACCCTGTTCCGGGCGGGCTGCGCGTTCGTCGTCACCGAGGAGGGCAGCACCGGCTCACTGTCCGGTACGGCCGCCGAGACGCTGTTCGTGGACGCCGTGTACGCCGAGGGTCACGCCGGCGACGACCTCGGGATCCCGGTCGCGGCGGATCAACTGGCCTACATCTACTTCACGTCCGGCTCCACCGGGGAGCCCAAGGGCGCGATGTGCGAGCACGCCGGTTTCCTCAACCACGTGCTCGCCAAGATCGAGGACCTGGGCATCGGCGAGGACGACGTGGTCGCGCAGACCGCCCCGCAGTGCTTCGACATCTCGCTGTGGCAGCTCCTCGCCGGGCCGGTCGCCGGCGGGCGGACGCTGATCGTCGGGCAGGACACCGTCCTGGACGTGCCGCGGTTCGTGGACACGGTGGTGCGGGGGCGGGTCACTGTGCTCCAGGTCGTGCCGTCGTACCTGGAGGCCGTGCTCGCCGAACTGGGGCAGCGGCCGCGCGAACTGGCCGGCCTGCGCTGTGTGTCGGTGACCGGCGAGGCGGTGAAGCGGGAGCTGGTGCAGCGCTGGTTCGCCACCGCGCCCGGGATCCGGCTGGCCAACGCCTACGGCCTGACCGAGACCTCGGACGACACCAACCACGAGGTCATGGACCGGGCACCGGACGGCGACCGGGTCCCGCTCGGACGGCCGGTGCGCAATGTCCGGGTCTACGTCGTCGACGAGGACCTGGTCCCGGTGCCGCTGGGCGCGCCCGGCGAGATCGTGTTCTCGGGGGTGTGCGTGGGCCGCGGGTACGTCAACGACCCCGAGCGCACCGCGGCCGCGTTCACCGAGGACCCGTACCGGCCCGGCGAGCGGCTGTACCGCAGCGGTGACGTGGGGCGCTGGCGGGCCGACGGCAAACTGGAGTTCCTCGGGCGCCGGGACACCCAGGTCAAGATCCGCGGGTTCCGCGTGGAGATCGGCGAGATCGAGAACGCGCTGCTGCGGGTGGACGGGGTGCGCGACGGGGCCGTGGTGGTGGTCCGGGGCACCCAGCTCGCCGCGTTCTGCGCCGGACCGGAGCCGGTGGCCGCGGACACGGTACGGGAGCGGCTGGCGGCCTCGCTGCCGTCGTACATGGTCCCCGCCGTCGTGCACTGGCGTCGGCGGCTGCCGCTGACCGCCAACGGCAAGACCGACCGCCGGACCCTCACCGCGCTCGCCGAGGACCTCGACTCCGGTGCGGCGGGCGGGCTGCTGACGGCGAGCGAGCGGCGGCTGGCGGACGCCTGGGCCGAGGTGCTCGGTGTGCCCGCCGACCGGATCGGCCGCCTCGACCACTTCTTCGACCGCGGCGGCAGCTCACTGTCCGCCGTGCGACTCGCGATCGCCCTGGACCGGGCGGTCACCCTCCAGGACGTCGTCCGTCACCCGGTCCTCGCGGACCTGGCGGACCTGCTCGACCGGCAAGGCTGA
- a CDS encoding GNAT family N-acetyltransferase, translated as MPNIPVTTWSLEQTAPTDLLPAEPPEGDVRIHRAEIPSPEFSRFLYASVGGDIRWTDRLSWTYARWREHLERPGVETWVAYDHGTPAGYVELEPQDDGVVEIVYFGLIPAFRGRRIGGHLLSYGTARAWDLADRWPGLTDTKRVWLHTCSKDGEHAMANYQRRGFQLFDTKVEEEAEVPAPGPWPGAYPA; from the coding sequence ATGCCGAACATCCCCGTGACCACCTGGTCCCTGGAACAGACCGCCCCCACCGACCTCCTCCCGGCCGAACCCCCGGAGGGTGACGTCCGCATCCACCGGGCGGAGATCCCCTCCCCCGAGTTCAGCCGTTTCCTCTACGCGTCCGTGGGCGGCGACATCCGCTGGACCGACCGGCTCTCCTGGACGTACGCACGGTGGCGGGAGCACCTGGAGCGGCCGGGCGTGGAGACCTGGGTGGCCTACGACCACGGCACGCCCGCCGGTTACGTCGAGCTGGAGCCCCAGGACGACGGGGTCGTGGAGATCGTCTACTTCGGTCTGATCCCGGCCTTCCGCGGCCGGCGGATCGGCGGCCACCTCCTCTCCTACGGCACCGCCCGCGCCTGGGACCTCGCCGACCGCTGGCCGGGGCTGACGGACACCAAGCGGGTCTGGCTGCACACCTGCTCCAAGGACGGCGAGCACGCGATGGCCAACTACCAGCGGCGCGGCTTCCAGCTCTTCGACACCAAGGTCGAGGAGGAGGCGGAGGTGCCCGCGCCGGGCCCCTGGCCCGGGGCGTACCCGGCCTGA
- the sbnB gene encoding 2,3-diaminopropionate biosynthesis protein SbnB, translating to MSSVDAPSFALVTGAQVQRALHGREREIADLVEAVYRLHGAGDSVNPPSYFLRFPDRPSSRIIALPASLGGPLRVDGLKWISSFPENTRSGLPRASAVLILNDPDTGYPFACLESSVISATRTASSAALAAGRLSAGRTRPARVGFIGTGLIARYIHTHLTATGWEFEETGVHDLSAESAAGFRGYLERSGASGKVAVHDSAESLIRSSDLVVFATVAGTPHVHDPSWFGHHPLVLHVSLRDLAPEILLASANFVDDVEHCLKAETSPHLAERLTGSRDFIDGTLDDVLTGRVTVPTDRTVVFSPFGLGVLDLAVGRYVHDELARRGELHVVDGFFNELRRYG from the coding sequence ATGAGCAGCGTCGACGCCCCGTCCTTCGCGCTGGTCACCGGCGCACAGGTGCAACGGGCCCTGCACGGGAGGGAACGGGAGATCGCGGACCTCGTCGAGGCCGTGTACCGGCTGCACGGCGCGGGTGACTCGGTGAACCCGCCGTCGTACTTCCTGAGGTTCCCGGACCGTCCGTCGTCCCGGATCATCGCGCTGCCCGCCTCACTGGGCGGACCGCTGCGGGTGGACGGCCTGAAGTGGATCTCCAGCTTCCCGGAGAACACCAGGTCCGGGCTGCCGCGCGCTTCGGCGGTGCTGATCCTCAACGACCCGGACACCGGCTATCCGTTCGCGTGCCTGGAGAGTTCCGTCATCAGCGCCACACGCACCGCGTCGTCGGCGGCGCTGGCGGCCGGGAGGCTCAGCGCGGGCCGGACCCGCCCGGCCCGGGTGGGCTTCATCGGCACCGGTCTGATCGCCCGCTACATCCACACCCATCTCACGGCCACCGGCTGGGAGTTCGAGGAGACCGGCGTGCACGATCTGTCCGCCGAGAGCGCCGCCGGGTTCCGCGGCTATCTGGAGCGGTCCGGGGCGTCCGGGAAGGTGGCCGTGCACGACTCGGCCGAATCCCTGATCCGCTCCAGCGACCTGGTCGTCTTCGCCACGGTCGCCGGCACACCGCACGTCCACGATCCGTCGTGGTTCGGCCATCACCCCCTGGTCCTGCATGTGTCCCTGCGCGATCTCGCCCCGGAGATCCTGCTCGCGTCGGCCAACTTCGTCGACGACGTCGAGCACTGCCTCAAGGCCGAGACCTCCCCGCACCTGGCCGAACGGCTCACGGGGAGCCGGGACTTCATCGACGGCACGCTCGACGACGTGCTGACCGGACGGGTGACCGTCCCGACGGACCGGACGGTGGTGTTCTCCCCCTTCGGCCTGGGGGTGCTCGACCTCGCCGTCGGCCGGTACGTCCACGACGAACTGGCCCGGCGCGGCGAACTGCACGTCGTCGACGGGTTCTTCAACGAGCTGCGCCGGTACGGCTGA
- a CDS encoding acyl-CoA dehydrogenase family protein translates to MAGTTHTVTNQPPPLIGYDVYGADRALKEAVERHLDPDLLDEVHGELGALGRACGSAQVQEWGLQANENPPRLRTHDRYGHRVDEVEFHPAWHRVLGKGVSAGLSAAWARPGGHVRRAAAFLLWTQVDAGNCCPLSMTHAAVPVLRTDPDLAGEWEPRLTSMVYDRELRPAHLKAGALFGMGMTEKQGGSDVRANTTSARALPDGETFELTGHKWFCSAPMSDGFLVLAQAPGGLTCFLVPRVLEDGTRNTFLLQRLKDKLGNRSNASAEVEFDRTWARRVGDEGRGVSTIIEMVAATRLDCVLGSAGLMRQAVAQAVHHCTHREAFGGRLVDKPLMRNVLADLAVESEAATTLALRLAAAYDSGDEQERALLRIAVPAAKYWVTKRCTPLTVEAAECLGGNGYVEESGLPRLVRESPLNSVWEGAGNIQALDVLRVLRREPQALNAYLLEIGETRGADHRLDAATKDLLTELADLEGIEGRARRLTERLALVLQGSLLVRYAPAEVADAFCASRLGGDGGAAFGTLPTTLDLASVVERARPVE, encoded by the coding sequence ATGGCAGGCACCACGCACACCGTGACCAACCAGCCCCCACCTCTGATCGGCTACGACGTCTACGGCGCCGACCGCGCCCTGAAGGAGGCCGTCGAGCGGCACCTCGACCCGGATCTGCTCGACGAGGTCCACGGCGAGCTGGGCGCGCTCGGCCGGGCCTGTGGCTCGGCGCAGGTGCAGGAGTGGGGCCTCCAGGCCAACGAGAACCCGCCCCGGCTGCGCACCCACGACCGATACGGCCACCGTGTCGACGAGGTCGAGTTCCATCCGGCCTGGCACCGGGTGCTCGGCAAGGGCGTCTCCGCGGGACTGAGCGCCGCCTGGGCCCGCCCCGGCGGACACGTCCGGCGAGCGGCGGCCTTCCTGCTGTGGACGCAGGTCGACGCGGGCAACTGCTGCCCCCTGTCGATGACCCACGCCGCCGTCCCCGTACTGCGCACCGACCCGGACCTGGCCGGCGAGTGGGAGCCGCGGCTGACGTCCATGGTCTACGACCGCGAGCTGCGGCCCGCCCACCTGAAGGCGGGGGCGCTGTTCGGGATGGGGATGACGGAGAAGCAGGGCGGCAGCGACGTCCGGGCGAACACGACGTCCGCCCGGGCCCTGCCCGACGGGGAGACCTTCGAGCTCACCGGTCACAAGTGGTTCTGCTCGGCCCCCATGTCGGACGGCTTCCTCGTCCTCGCCCAGGCCCCGGGCGGGCTCACCTGCTTCCTCGTGCCGCGCGTCCTGGAGGACGGCACCCGCAACACGTTCCTCCTCCAGCGCCTCAAGGACAAGCTCGGCAACCGCTCCAACGCCTCGGCCGAGGTCGAGTTCGACCGCACCTGGGCCCGCCGCGTCGGCGACGAGGGCCGTGGGGTCAGCACCATCATCGAGATGGTCGCGGCGACCCGGCTGGACTGCGTCCTCGGCTCGGCGGGCCTGATGCGCCAGGCCGTCGCCCAGGCCGTCCACCACTGCACGCACCGCGAGGCCTTCGGCGGCAGGCTCGTCGACAAGCCGCTGATGCGCAACGTCCTCGCCGACCTCGCCGTCGAGTCCGAGGCCGCGACCACCCTCGCCCTGCGCCTGGCGGCCGCCTACGACTCCGGTGACGAGCAGGAGCGGGCCCTGCTCAGGATCGCGGTGCCGGCGGCCAAGTACTGGGTCACCAAGCGCTGCACCCCCCTCACCGTGGAGGCCGCCGAGTGCCTGGGCGGCAACGGCTACGTGGAGGAGTCGGGCCTGCCCCGCCTGGTCCGCGAGTCGCCGCTCAACTCGGTCTGGGAGGGCGCGGGCAACATCCAGGCACTGGACGTCCTGCGGGTTCTCCGGCGGGAGCCCCAGGCCCTGAACGCCTACCTCCTGGAGATCGGCGAGACCCGGGGCGCCGACCACCGCCTGGACGCCGCGACCAAGGACCTCCTGACCGAACTGGCCGATCTGGAGGGCATCGAGGGCCGGGCCCGCCGCCTGACGGAACGACTCGCGCTCGTCCTGCAGGGCTCCCTGCTCGTCCGGTACGCCCCCGCGGAGGTCGCCGACGCGTTCTGCGCGTCCCGCCTGGGCGGCGACGGCGGTGCGGCCTTCGGCACGCTGCCCACGACCCTGGACCTGGCCTCGGTGGTGGAGCGGGCCCGTCCCGTGGAGTGA